The Halarchaeum grantii nucleotide sequence TCCTCGGCGTGCTCGACGACGTCCGTCGCCTCCTCCTCGCGGCCGAGTTCGTCGAGCGCGCGCGCCTTCTCCTCGAAGACGTCCGCCTGCTTGAAGCCGAGGCGGATCGCGTTGTTCAGCGCGTCGAGCGCCGGCTCGTGGCGGCCCTGCTCGTTCTCCATGAATCCGAGGTTGTACCAGCCGTGCGGGAGGCGCTTGTCCTTGCGGACGGCCTCCTCGGCGTGGTGGTAGGCGTCCTCGGTCTCGCCGAACTCCCAGAGGGCGTACGCGAGGTTCGTCTCCGCCTCGGCGGCGAACGGGCCGTCCTCATCGAGGAAGAGGGCTTCCTCGTGGGCGCTCGCCGCCGCGTCCCACTCCTCGAGTTCCGCGTGGGCGACGCCCTGGTTCACCCGCGCCTCCTGCTCGTCGGTGTCGTTGGCGGCGTAGCGGGCGGCGCGCTCGAAGGCGTCGACGGCCTCCTCGTAGCGCTTGATGCCCATGTAGCTCAGGCCGACGTCGATGAGCGCGTCGGAGTCCACCTCGTCGCCGGCGATGTTCGCGTCGTCGAGCAGGTCGACGAGCACGTGGTCGTCCACGGGGTCGACATCCGTCGGATCCACCTCGAGCTCGGGCGGGTCGATGTCGAAGCCCTCGTAGGGCTCCTCGAAGCCCTGCCCCTCGGAGAACTGGTGGCCGTCGCCCTCGCGGGGCTCGCGGTCAGTCATGCCCACGGATATGTGGCCCGCGTGGTTAAGGGCTACGCCGTCCGTTCTCGGAGTATGCGGCTGTTCGTCAGCGTCGACCTCCCCGAGTCGCTCGTCGACCCGGTCCGCGACCTCCAGTCGGCGTTCGCGGACGCGGACGGCCTCGACCCCGTCGACCCC carries:
- a CDS encoding tetratricopeptide repeat protein, with amino-acid sequence MTDREPREGDGHQFSEGQGFEEPYEGFDIDPPELEVDPTDVDPVDDHVLVDLLDDANIAGDEVDSDALIDVGLSYMGIKRYEEAVDAFERAARYAANDTDEQEARVNQGVAHAELEEWDAAASAHEEALFLDEDGPFAAEAETNLAYALWEFGETEDAYHHAEEAVRKDKRLPHGWYNLGFMENEQGRHEPALDALNNAIRLGFKQADVFEEKARALDELGREEEATDVVEHAEEIRSQQEERLVDQG